The Calditerrivibrio nitroreducens DSM 19672 genome window below encodes:
- a CDS encoding ParB/RepB/Spo0J family partition protein has translation MIKKSPLGRGLDSLIPKSADTKSVLEVDIDEIVPNKEQPRVSFEEEKLKELANSIKEKGIIQPLIVTNVGGRYQIIAGERRWRAAGMAGLKKVPVIVKSVENDREKLELALIENLQREDLNPVEVAKAYKLLIEKYDYTQEQLAQIVGKNRSTVANSLRILNLHPKIIEALSQNLITEGHARSLIGLESSVALQVLQKIIDKGLTVREVEKLVKNINNPKRLNENRGNDLFIESIKKEMEEIFKTKIQIKPARKGGKIELIYKSNEELNTILAIIRGERC, from the coding sequence ATGATAAAAAAAAGCCCCCTAGGCAGAGGACTTGATTCCCTAATACCTAAATCTGCCGATACAAAATCTGTGCTTGAGGTTGATATTGATGAGATCGTTCCCAATAAAGAACAGCCCCGGGTCTCTTTTGAGGAAGAAAAACTTAAAGAACTTGCAAACTCTATAAAAGAAAAGGGGATCATTCAGCCCCTCATAGTTACAAACGTTGGTGGGAGATATCAGATAATTGCTGGTGAGAGACGTTGGCGGGCGGCTGGAATGGCTGGTTTGAAAAAAGTTCCAGTTATAGTTAAGTCTGTGGAAAATGACAGAGAGAAACTTGAGCTTGCTTTGATTGAAAATCTCCAGAGGGAGGATCTAAACCCTGTGGAGGTTGCAAAAGCTTACAAGCTGCTAATCGAAAAATATGATTATACTCAGGAGCAGCTTGCTCAGATAGTGGGGAAAAACAGAAGTACAGTGGCAAATAGTTTGAGAATCCTCAATCTTCATCCCAAAATTATCGAGGCTCTGTCCCAGAATCTGATTACTGAAGGGCATGCAAGGTCCTTGATTGGTCTTGAATCTTCAGTGGCTCTACAGGTTTTACAAAAGATAATCGATAAGGGGTTGACGGTTAGGGAAGTCGAAAAATTGGTTAAAAATATTAACAATCCTAAACGATTGAATGAAAATAGAGGTAATGATCTTTTTATTGAGTCTATTAAAAAGGAGATGGAAGAGATTTTTAAGACGAAGATTCAGATTAAGCCTGCCAGAAAAGGTGGTAAGATAGAGTTGATTTATAAAAGTAATGAAGAGCTTAATACAATATTAGCTATCATTAGGGGTGAAAGATGTTAA
- a CDS encoding ParA family protein: protein MSKVMVVANQKGGVGKTTTAVNLAAALAFAEAKVLLVDMDPQANATSGLGFNPSELKQSIYDVIVNNVRIEDVLIETKIDGLHLIPSKIDLTAAEIELVTVLSRETRLKRPLDTIKDRYNIVIIDCPPSLGLLTINSLTASDTVLIPLQCEYYALEGLTQLLNTIRLVKDGLNPKLDLEGILLTMYDPRNNLSKEVYKQVREYFRDKMFKAIIPRNVKLSEAPSYGVPIISYDIKSKGAESYIELAKEILNKL from the coding sequence ATGAGTAAAGTAATGGTTGTGGCAAATCAGAAAGGTGGTGTTGGTAAAACTACTACGGCTGTGAATCTGGCGGCTGCCCTTGCATTTGCAGAAGCTAAAGTACTTCTGGTGGACATGGATCCTCAGGCTAATGCCACGAGTGGTCTTGGATTTAATCCATCTGAACTAAAACAGAGTATATATGATGTTATAGTAAACAACGTCCGAATTGAGGATGTTTTGATTGAAACAAAGATAGATGGGCTTCATCTTATTCCAAGTAAAATAGATCTTACAGCTGCTGAGATAGAGCTGGTAACTGTTTTATCGAGGGAGACGAGGCTCAAAAGGCCTCTTGATACAATAAAAGATAGATATAATATCGTTATAATTGACTGTCCACCATCACTTGGATTACTCACGATAAACTCCCTTACGGCGTCTGATACAGTTCTTATCCCCCTCCAATGTGAATACTACGCCCTCGAAGGGCTTACTCAACTATTAAATACCATTAGACTTGTGAAAGATGGACTAAATCCGAAGCTTGATCTGGAAGGGATTTTGCTTACTATGTATGATCCAAGAAATAATCTTTCAAAAGAGGTTTATAAACAGGTGAGGGAGTATTTTCGGGATAAGATGTTTAAAGCAATAATCCCAAGAAATGTAAAGTTAAGTGAGGCTCCTAGTTATGGAGTGCCTATTATCTCTTACGACATAAAATCAAAGGGTGCCGAAAGCTACATAGAACTTGCAAAGGAGATATTGAATAAACTATGA
- the rsmI gene encoding 16S rRNA (cytidine(1402)-2'-O)-methyltransferase, giving the protein MGKLYIVPTPIGNLGDITLRSLEVLKNVDVIFSEDTRNTLALLNHFNINKKLISYHKDNELKASENIIQHVLSGETVALVSDAGTPCISDPGNIVVRKMNDLGIPVEVLPGATAFVPAVVRSGFPTERIFFCGFLPSKNRERRDFLNYLRDNVFASIVFYEAPHRIKATLRELLMVFDPPVAVVRELSKMYETLYFIQNESSLDDIVEKGEFVIVVNNNIVKYVEKGDAELVDFIFRLKEEDFSNQDIIKILKAFGVKRNRAYKLVVERD; this is encoded by the coding sequence ATGGGTAAACTATATATAGTTCCAACCCCAATAGGGAATCTTGGTGACATAACATTACGTTCACTTGAGGTTTTAAAAAATGTGGATGTAATATTTTCGGAAGATACAAGGAACACTTTGGCGTTATTAAACCATTTTAATATCAACAAGAAGCTGATATCTTATCATAAAGATAATGAGTTGAAAGCTTCCGAAAATATAATACAACATGTTTTATCAGGGGAAACTGTTGCTCTGGTGAGTGATGCAGGTACCCCCTGTATATCTGATCCTGGTAATATTGTGGTTAGAAAGATGAATGATCTCGGAATACCTGTGGAGGTACTCCCGGGAGCAACTGCATTTGTACCTGCTGTGGTGAGATCCGGTTTTCCTACCGAAAGGATATTCTTCTGTGGATTTTTGCCTTCGAAGAACAGAGAAAGAAGAGATTTTTTAAATTATCTTAGAGATAATGTATTTGCAAGCATTGTTTTTTATGAAGCACCCCACCGCATTAAGGCTACATTAAGAGAGCTTCTTATGGTGTTTGATCCACCCGTTGCTGTTGTGAGGGAGCTTTCAAAAATGTATGAAACATTATATTTTATTCAGAATGAAAGTAGCTTGGACGATATTGTTGAAAAGGGTGAGTTTGTTATTGTTGTGAATAATAATATTGTAAAATATGTGGAAAAAGGGGATGCTGAATTGGTCGATTTTATTTTTAGGTTAAAGGAGGAAGATTTTTCAAACCAGGATATCATAAAGATATTAAAGGCTTTTGGGGTCAAGAGGAACAGGGCTTATAAACTTGTAGTGGAGAGGGATTAA
- the trxB gene encoding thioredoxin-disulfide reductase: MENFFNYDDLYDIYDIVIIGGGPAGLTAGIYAARDNLKTLILEKNYPGGQVAITEIIENYPGFPDGISGGDLTEQMYKHAIHFGVQVKNGECCGVEFEGDYKLIQLKHSELKIKTKSLIIAAGAKPKNLNIPGEPKFLGRGISFCATCDGAFYRGKTVAVIGGGDSAVEEAHYLTRFAEKVYIVHRRDKFRAAKILQDRVFNNPKIEIIWNAQLIRVNGDNKVESLTIQDKLTGKEFDLLIDGIFVFIGWLADTEHFKGLLEMDESGFIVANESTKTNIPGIFAAGDVRTKELRQVVTAVSDGAMAAKAAERYIEETFGSI, from the coding sequence ATGGAAAACTTTTTTAATTATGATGATTTGTATGATATTTACGATATTGTAATAATTGGCGGTGGCCCTGCAGGTCTAACGGCAGGTATATACGCCGCAAGAGACAACCTTAAAACACTTATCCTTGAGAAAAATTATCCTGGTGGACAGGTGGCTATCACCGAGATCATAGAAAACTACCCAGGTTTTCCTGATGGCATATCAGGTGGAGATTTGACAGAGCAGATGTATAAACATGCAATTCATTTTGGTGTACAGGTTAAAAATGGTGAATGTTGCGGTGTTGAATTTGAAGGGGATTATAAGTTGATACAGCTTAAACATAGCGAGCTAAAAATAAAAACAAAGTCATTGATAATAGCTGCTGGGGCAAAACCAAAGAATTTAAATATTCCGGGGGAACCTAAATTTTTAGGTAGAGGGATATCTTTCTGTGCTACATGTGATGGTGCCTTTTACAGAGGTAAAACAGTTGCAGTGATTGGTGGTGGTGATTCTGCAGTGGAAGAAGCCCATTATCTTACAAGGTTTGCAGAAAAAGTTTATATAGTTCACAGAAGAGATAAGTTTAGAGCGGCAAAAATACTTCAGGATAGAGTTTTTAATAACCCTAAGATTGAGATTATCTGGAATGCACAATTGATAAGAGTAAATGGTGATAATAAGGTTGAATCACTTACTATTCAAGACAAATTAACTGGTAAAGAATTCGATTTGTTAATAGATGGTATCTTTGTATTTATCGGATGGCTGGCTGATACAGAGCATTTTAAAGGACTACTTGAAATGGATGAGTCTGGTTTTATAGTTGCAAATGAGTCCACCAAAACGAATATCCCTGGTATCTTTGCCGCAGGGGATGTGAGGACAAAAGAGTTAAGGCAGGTCGTGACTGCCGTATCTGATGGGGCTATGGCCGCCAAAGCTGCCGAAAGATACATAGAGGAGACTTTTGGAAGTATATGA
- the nadC gene encoding carboxylating nicotinate-nucleotide diphosphorylase, with amino-acid sequence MYLSLIDRLINLAIDEDIGKGDLSTDSIKPYLGKGTFEFVAKEEFILCGIDVVRRVFELIDSDVNVHFSRKDGDRVAKSDIIGSVRGDVSSILKGERIALNFLQRMSGIATNTSYFVEKLKYSNIKILDTRKTLPGHRVLEKYSVKTGGGYNHRFGLFDGVMLKDNHIDAVGGIRKAVDIVRRNIPITVKIEVETRDLDEVKEAVEAGVDIIMLDNFDIEMIYAAADIIRGKSKIEVSGGVTINNIDKYKDLPIDYISVGALTHQARSVDISLKYRGEI; translated from the coding sequence ATGTATCTCTCGTTGATAGATAGATTGATAAATCTGGCAATAGACGAGGATATTGGTAAAGGGGATCTATCAACAGACTCCATAAAGCCCTATCTGGGAAAAGGAACTTTTGAGTTTGTGGCAAAAGAGGAGTTTATCCTTTGTGGGATAGATGTCGTGCGAAGGGTATTCGAATTAATCGATTCTGATGTTAATGTCCACTTTTCCCGTAAGGATGGTGATAGGGTTGCAAAAAGTGATATAATAGGTTCTGTTAGGGGGGATGTTTCATCGATTTTAAAAGGTGAAAGGATAGCCTTGAATTTTCTTCAACGGATGTCTGGGATCGCCACCAATACTTCCTATTTTGTTGAAAAGTTGAAATATAGCAACATCAAGATTCTTGATACAAGAAAGACTCTTCCGGGGCATAGGGTTCTGGAAAAATACTCCGTAAAAACTGGGGGAGGATATAATCATAGATTTGGGTTGTTTGATGGTGTTATGCTTAAGGATAATCACATTGATGCGGTTGGTGGTATAAGAAAAGCGGTGGACATTGTGAGAAGAAACATCCCAATTACTGTAAAAATTGAAGTGGAAACAAGGGATCTTGATGAGGTAAAGGAAGCGGTGGAAGCGGGTGTTGATATAATTATGCTTGATAATTTTGATATAGAAATGATATATGCCGCTGCGGATATAATTAGGGGTAAGAGTAAAATAGAGGTTTCAGGTGGTGTTACGATTAACAATATTGATAAATATAAGGATCTCCCGATAGATTATATTTCTGTGGGGGCATTGACACATCAGGCAAGAAGTGTTGACATCAGCCTTAAATATAGAGGTGAGATATGA